The Sulfurimonas sp. HSL3-2 genome segment CTTTTTTAAACACTGAAGCGTAAAGGTCGTGAGATATCGCAGATGCACCCGCTAATGTCAGACCTGAAACAACTGCTAATATTGTAGCGAACGCAACAGCAGAGATAAATCCTAGAAAGAAATCTCCTCCGACTGCGTGACTTAAGTGGATCGCCGCCATATTGTTTCCGCCAAGTATTGGGAAACCGCCTTCAATCGACTGTTTTGCAAGGTCTAAATAGTGTGGATTTTGGAAAACCAAAACTATCGCACCAAAACCGATAATGAAAGTCAGGATATAGAAATACCCGATAAAACCTGTTGCAAAGAAAACAGATTTTCTAGCTTCTTTCGCATCACCGACCGTAAAGAATCTCATAAGGATATGTGGAAGACCGGCTGTACCGAACATCAACGCTACTGCTAACGAGATAGCTGATACAGGATCACTTACAAGTCCACCCGGGCTCATGATAGCCGTACCTTTTAACTCAGTCGCATGTGAGAACAGTGTCGAGAAACTAAAGTCGTAATGTGCCATAACAGCGATAGCCATAAATGTAGCACCCGCTAAAAGTAAAAATGCTTTTACGATCTGTACCCAAGTAGTCGCCAGCATACCGCCGAATGTTACGTAAAGAACCATAAGTACACCGACTAGGATAACAGCTACTTCATATTGAAGACCGAAAAGAAGCTGGATAAGCTTACCAGAACCGACCATTTGAGCGATAAGGTACAAAATAACAGTAGCGATAGAACCAAACGCAGCAAGTGTACGGATAGGTCCTTGACGAAGTCTGTATGATGCAACGTCTGCAAATGTATATTTACCTAAATTTCTAAGAGGCTCAGCGATCATAAAAAGGATGATCGGCCAACCGACTAGAAAACCGATAGAGTAGATAAGCCCGTCATAACCCTTTAAGTAAACAAGACCAGAAATCCCAAGAAACGAAGCTGCAGACATATAATCGCCCGCGATAGCCATACCGTTTTGAAAACCTGTGATCCCTCCACCTGCTGTGTAGAAATCTTTCGCGCTTTTTGTTCTTTTTGCAGCCCAGTAAGTGATACCAAGAGTCGCACCTACGAAGATAACGAACATAACGATCGCTGAAACGTTTAACGATTG includes the following:
- a CDS encoding cation acetate symporter; the protein is MNRIFTFLALSAIALFASGAIEGEVVKQSLNVSAIVMFVIFVGATLGITYWAAKRTKSAKDFYTAGGGITGFQNGMAIAGDYMSAASFLGISGLVYLKGYDGLIYSIGFLVGWPIILFMIAEPLRNLGKYTFADVASYRLRQGPIRTLAAFGSIATVILYLIAQMVGSGKLIQLLFGLQYEVAVILVGVLMVLYVTFGGMLATTWVQIVKAFLLLAGATFMAIAVMAHYDFSFSTLFSHATELKGTAIMSPGGLVSDPVSAISLAVALMFGTAGLPHILMRFFTVGDAKEARKSVFFATGFIGYFYILTFIIGFGAIVLVFQNPHYLDLAKQSIEGGFPILGGNNMAAIHLSHAVGGDFFLGFISAVAFATILAVVSGLTLAGASAISHDLYASVFKKGQVDGITEMRVSKIATVALGIVAIIMGIAFEKQNIAFVVGLAFAIAASANFPILFLSMYWKKLTTRGAVIGGSLGLATAVLLVILGPIVWVQILGNAEAIFPYKYPALFSVLVAFIGIYIFSVTDNSEAAQREREAFEAQYIRSQTGIGAEGASEH